GGCCAGCAACGGCACGTGCGTCCAGGCGGTCGGCCCCGGTGGCGGCGTGGGGGCGGCGCTCACCAGTGGCGCGGTCCCCCGGTATGCCGCGTTCGCGCCGGAGGTGTTGACCGGCGCCCTCGCGAGCTGCCCGGTCACGCTTGTCGACGTGGGCTCCGTCCGTGACCCGGAGGAGGTGGCCGAGGGCGAGAAGGCGCCGGCCACCAGCCGGGCCGAGCAGGTCAGGGCCGTCGACGCCCGCATCCAGCAGGTGCTCGAGGCGGCCCCCGGCGGGGCCGACATCGTCGTGGCCAGCCTCTCGGACGCCGGCGCCCAGGAGCGGCTCCGCCTGGTGGCCGCCAAGGGGCCGCACTACGGCAGCGGGACGCTGAAGTCGGCCTCCACCCGCCAGACCGGTCTCGTGCAGGCCGCGGACCTGACGGTCTCGCTGATCTCGGCAGCCGGCGTCGAGGTTCCCCGCGAGCTCGGCGGCAAGCCGCTGCACCGGGTGCCTGCCGACAGCAACGCCGAGAGCCTCGCGCAGGAGCGGCTGCGCGCCCTCGTCGACTACGACCAGGCCTCGCACGAGGTCCACTCGCTCGTGCCGCCGTTCTTCAACGCGGTCGTCTACAGCCAGCTCGCGATCTACGCCCTGGTGCTGGTGGTCTGGAAGCGCGACTTCGGCTCGGCCGAGACCCGCACGCGGCTGCTGCGCACCGTGCGCGTGGTCGGCGTGGCGGCGGCAGCGGTGCCGGCCGCGACGTTCCTGGCCAACCTGCTCCCGTGGTGGCGCTTCCCGGTGCCGATGCTGGCCGTGGTGGCGAGCGTCGCCCTCTTCGTCACGGCGATCTCGACCATCGCCCTGCTCGGGCCGTGGGGCCGCTCGCTGCTGGGGCCGATGGCCGCGGTGTCGGCCGCCACCATGGTCGTGCTCGCCCTCGACGTCATGACGGGGTCGCGCCTGCAGCTGTCGTCGCTCATGGGCCTGCAGCCGGTCGTGGGCGGGCGCTACTACGGCATGGGCAACACGACCTTCGCCCTCTTCGGCACCGCGACGATCCTGCTGTGCAGCGCCGTCTCCGACCGCTTCGTCCGGAGGGGCCAGCCGGTGCTGGCAGCCGTCGTCGTGGCGGCCGTGGGGCTCGGTGCGGTGTTCGTCGACGGTGCGCCGTTCTGGGGGGCCGACGGCGGAGGACCGCCTGCACTGCTGCCCGGACTCACCTACCTCGTGCTGGCGATCCTCGGAGTGCGCATGACCTGGCGGCGCGGGGCGATCATCGGCGGCGTCACCGCCGGGCTGTTCCTGCTCGTCGCCTTCCTCGACAGCCTGCGCGCGCCGGACAGCCAGTCGCACCTCGGACGCTTCTTCGACTCGATCATCAGCGGCGGCGCCCTCGACATCATCGTGAGGAAGGGCCAGCAGAACCTGTCGATCCTCTTCGGCAACTACAAGCTGGCCCTGCTCGTGCCGGTCGCCCTGGTGTTCGTCATCTACGTGCTGGCGCGGCCGACCTCGTGGGGCTCGCGGGCCCTGCAGCGGTCCTTCGACAGCGCGCCCACCCTGCGGCCGGGCCTGATCGCCCTGCTCGTCACGCTGACCATCGGGTTCCTCATCAACGACTCCGGCGTCGCGATCCCCGCCAACGGGGCGCTGATCGCCGTGCCGCTGATCATCACCGTGGCGGTGGGGACGCTGCTGGACGAGGCTCGGATGACCGGCGCGACGCGCGCCGCCAGGCGACGGTGAGGGCCACCCACAGCCCCAGTGCGGCATACGGCGCCACCCGCCGACGCACGGTGAGGGTCACGTCCTCGACCGTGGGGGTCATGGCCACCACACGGCCCGGGACGTAGGCGACCGCCATGACGGCCAAGCGGGCCAGCAGCACGTAGTCGAGCACCCCCGCCGCGAGCACCGGCAGGGTCGCCCACGTCAGCTGGTCGTACCAGGGCAGCGAGTACGGCGCGCTCAGCGCGTAGGCGGTGGAGAGCACGAACGCCCAGCGGGCCCCCGCCCCGGTCACCGTCGCCGGAGCCGCGTCGAGGGTGAGCCGCCACAGCAGCAGCACGAACGCGGCGAAGAGCACCGTGGCCAGCGCGAAGACCAGGCTGCGCACGGTCGACGACGGAAGTGGACCCGTGAGGAGCTCGACGAGGAGCCGCCAGGGCGTGGCCAGCGACACCGAGCGGCGAGCCCGCCCGAGCTGGTCGAAGACGTGCGGGCCAGCCCAGACATGCAGGGGCAGGGCCACGGCGAGGGCGGCCACGGCATATGCGGCCACCCGCCGCACGAGCCCGTCGCGCTGGTGCTGCACCCAGGCGAGCACCACGGCCAGGCCGACGACGCCGTAGGTGATCTTCGTGCTCACGGCGAGGCCGCTGAGGACGCCTGCCGCCCATGGGCTGCGGGCCGCCGTCACCAGCGCGGCCAGGGCCAGGGCCGCGGCGACGACGTCCAGGTGCGCCCCGAGCACCCCCACGCCGAAGACGAGCGGGTTGGCGGTCCACAGGGTGTCGGCTCGGCGGGGGTCGACTGCCGCACGGAGCAGCAACCAGCGCACGGCGAGCCACGCGGCGACGGTGACGACCTGCCAGATCCACACGGTCTGGCGCATGCTCTCGCCACCGACGAGCGAGGTCAGGAGCTGCAGCAGGGTCGCGAAGGGACCGTAGACGCTGACCGTCTCCGTCCACGGTGGCTCGACCGCGCTGGTGACCGGGTCGGCGCCACCGGCCCACGCCTCCGGCGGCACGAGGTAGGGGTCGCCGCCCTGCGCCGCGATCCGCCCGTAGGCCGCGTAGTTGGTGTGGTCCGCCGAGCCGAACGGCCCGGTCAGCAGGGCGCCGGCGGCCAGCACGAGGGGCCAGCGCCACGACCGGGCCCGAGCGGGCGGGCGCCACAGCGAGAGCGCGACGCCCGCGGCGCCGAGCAGGTATGCCGCCCACAGCAGGGCGGTGACCACGGCCGAGGACGGCGCCCAGGCCAGCTCACCGGGCGCCCAGCCGCGCGGCCCGAGAGGTGGTTTGGCGGCGCTGGGGCCGAAGAGTCCCACCGCGAGGAGGAGGGCGAACGATGTTACGAGCGCGACCCGCCCGGTCACCGTCGCCGCGTTCGAGGTGTTACCGCCCGAGCTTCGTCGGCGTGTGTACCTCGACCCGGGTGGGGTGGGAGCCCCGGCTGTCTCCATCAGCGTCCGACGCGACGGCGGAGCCTGCGCAGGGCCAGGGCCAGGGCGACGTCGCGGTACTGCCGGGCGCGGTGCAGCTGGCCACGCCAGTCGGAGCCGCTCACGCGGTGCTGCAGCTCGCAGGGCACCTCGAGCACGCGCATCCCGGCCAGGAGCACGTCGACGGTCAGGCCGACCTCCACCCCCCAGCCCCGGGCCAGCGGGCTGGCAGCGTCGAAGGCCTCCCGCGAGAGGCACCGCATGCCCGAGAGTGGCTGCACCGCCCGGAACCCGGTGAGGTGCTCGATGCCGCCCCGGGCCAGGCGCACCACGAAGCCACGGCCACCCCCGGGCGACTTCTGTGGGGGCAGCGTGGCGATGGTCATGTCCGCCCGTCCCTCGGTGACCGGCGGCACCAGCACGCCGAGGTTGGCGGCCGAGGCCTCGAGGTCGCCGTCGACGAAGAGCAGCGGCCGACGGGCACCGGGGTCGCCCACCAGGCCCTCCCGCTCCTCGCACCGGGTGACGTGGCCCGCCCCGGTGGTCATCGCCGCCGCCTTGCCGCGGTTGCGGGCGTGGCGCACGACCTCGGCCCCTGCCTCGCGGGCGAGCGCGGCGGTGTCGTCCGAGCTGCCGTCGTCGACGACCACCACGAGGTCGACACCCTCGATGCCGCGGACGGCACGGACGGTGGCGGCGATCCGGGCGGCCTCGTCCTTGGCGGGGATGACGGCGGCGACGGGAGTGACGCTCATGTCCTCAGCCTCTCGGGACGCGGGCTCGACCGGCGGCGCGACGCGCCGTCAGCGCAGCGTCACCTGCCGGCTGAGCAGCCCCGAGCGGGCCCGGCGCTCCTCGGCGGTGAGGGAGTCCTTCGAACCCACGGCCGCGGCATACCGGCCGGCGAAGGCGGCGAGCTCGTCCTCGTAGTCGGCGGCCTCCTTCTCGGGGTCGAGGTCCCAGACCGGCACGAGCAGGCCGCAGGCGCGGAAGGCACCGAGCAGGCGGGTCCCCTCGCCGAGGCCGCTCTCACCGGCCGCGTGCAGGCGGGCCAGGGCGTCGGTGGCGACGTCCTCGTCCTCCGGCAGCACGAGCCGGATGTGGGTGCGCTCCCCGATGCGCACCCAGTAGGCCGAGGGCGCCGACGACATCCGCGTCGTCGGCACGATCGACTCGTTGGCCCGCTCCAGCGAGGCCTGGCCCTCGGCGTCGAGCTCACTGTCGCCGACCCAGAACTCGAAGCCCTCGTGCACGGTCACGTCGAAGTCGGTCTCCGCGTCGAGCAGGTCCTGCAGGCGCGGCGTCTCGGCGGTGGCCTGTGGGACGGCCGTGACCGGGGTGCCCTGCTCGGCGCCGGCCGCCGCCAGCAGCGATGCGGCGAGGTCGCGGGAGGCGTCGCCGGAGGCCGAGCCCGACTGGGTGCCGATGAACACGGTGCCGTCGGCGCGGTGCAGGCCGGGCCAGGCCAGCGGCAGCACGGTCGCGACGGTCGCCTCGGCGGGAGCACCCTCGGGTGCCTTGCCCTCGGCGAAGCGGACGGTCGCGGTGGCGGCGGGCAGGATCTCGCGCATGGCAACCCAGTCGGTCTCGTTCGGCAGGCCCGCGAACGGGCGTGCCACGAACGGCGCCGGCTCGACCCGGGTCTTGCGGCTGGACTGGTCTGCGGTGACGCCGTGCTTGCGGCGGCGAGATGCCTTACCCATGGGGCAAACCCTAGTGGGCGCGTGACGTGGCGCCGGTCAACGGCTGCGGCGGCGCGACGGGCCGCCGAGAGAGGCCCACACGGTGCTGCCGTAGCGGTCCTGCGCGACACCCCACTCGTGCGCGAGGCTGCGCACGATGCGCAGGCCGCGGCCGGAGGGCGCCCACACGGTGCGCGGTGCCGGGTGGGGCACGGTGTCTCCGCCCCCGTCCGTCACCTCGACCTCGACGACCCCGGCCTTGACCTTCCAGTGGACCCGCAGGCTGCCGTCGCCCAGCGGGCGGGCGTGGCGGATCGCGTTGGAGACCAGCTCGGAGACGACGATCTCGGACTCGTCGATCGTGACGGCGGCGATGCCGCGCTCGCGCAGGTCGTCGACGACCGTGCGTCGCACGAGGGAGACCGACGAGGCGCTCCACGGGACCCGGATGGTGCGGGAGACGTCCCCGGAGGCGCCGGGCTGCGAGGCGAGAGCCGCCGGCGCCGGAGCAGAGGTCACCGACGAAGCGGTCCTCCCCTGGTTGGTCACCTCGTACCCCCTAGCGCCGTGCGGTTCTGGGCACGAGCCTACCGAGTGGTCTGCAGGGCGTCGACCACCAGATTGGGACGATTGCTGATAATTGCGTCGACACCGAGTTCCAGGCAGAGCCGCACGTCCTCGGGCTCGTCCACGGTCCACACGTAGACCTCGTGGCCCCGGGCGTGCTGGCGCTCGACCGTCTGCGGCCACCGGCGCACGATCTTGATGTCCAGCCCCGCCGTGTGGATGCCCCGGGGGAGGGACCCGTCGCGGAAGCGCAGGGGCACCACCTCGTGCATGAGGTAGACCGTGGGGACGTGCGGGCACAGCTGGCGCATCCGCTGCACGGCGAGCTGTGAGAACGACATCATCCGCACCCAGTGGTCCCCCGGCTGACGAGGCGTGTCGAGCCCGAACTCGGCCAGCATCCTGGCGAGCTGCCGCTCGACGAGCCCGGCGTACCGGGTCGGGTGCTTGGTCTCGATCGTCAGGCCGAGGGGGCGCTCGGAGGCCGTGACCGCGCTCAGCAGCCGGCGCAGGGTGAGCAGTCGGTTGCGGTGGTGGTCGGGCATCTCGCTGTCGCCGGCGTGCTGCGCCTTCCACGAGCCCCAGTCCAGGCCCTCGAGCTCGGCGAGCTCCAGCGTCGAGACGATGCCGCGCCCGTTCGAGGTCCGGTTGACCCGGCGGTCGTGGACGCAGACCAGGTGGGAGTCGGCGGTCAGGCGAACGTCGCACTCCAGGGCGTCGGCCCCCTCCTCGATCGCCCGCAGGTAGGCCGAGAGGGTGTGCTCGGGTTCGGCGCTGCTCGAACCTCTGTGGGCGATCACCAGAGGCCGGCCGCGAGTGGCTCCGTCGTGGGGCACGGCCGACATCGTGCCACCACCGCGCGCCCGCCGCCGCATCTCCTCGCGAACTTTGTCCCGATCTCCACCGGATGGCCGATGGCGGGTCACCAGATCGTCGTGGGCAGACACCGCTGGCCTGGGACCCCTGGCGGAAGGCCCGGCTCCACGCGGTGGTGCGGTGGGGCAGAGTGGGCGCGTGCGGCATACGGCAAGCTCTCCCCGGTGCGACGACGTGCCCGGGCACTCACACCCTGGCCGGTCGGGCCGTTCCATGGGCGTGACGCTGCCCGCCTTCCAGACGCTCGTGGACGCCCACTGGCGTGACGTCGCCCGCCTCGCGCACGCGCTCGCGGGCCCGGTCGACGGCGACGACGTGGCCCAGCAGGCGTGGGCGCAGGCGCTGGCCGCCTACCCCGGACTCCGGTCGAGCCGGAACCTGCGCGGGTGGCTGCTGACCATCACCCACCGCTGCGCCATGGACGCCCACCGCTCCCGGGGCCGCCGGGCGGTGCCGAGCGACGTCGCGGACGACCTGGCCGACCGCGGCTCGCCCGAGGTGCCCGGGCCCGAGGCGAGCCTGCCCGACACCGACCTGTGGAAGCGGGTGGCCGACCTGCCGGCACGGCAGCGGGAGGCGGTGGTGCTGAAGTACGTGGCCGACCTCGACCACACCGCCATCGCGCAGGCCCTGGAGACGACGCCGACGATGAGCCGGCGGCTGGTCAGCGACGGCCTGGCCGCCCTGAGGAAGGAGCTGCTGTGAACCCCGACGCCCTCGAAGAGGCCCTGCGCGGCCTCGGCACCACCGCCACGCTGCACCCGCCGCGCCTGCCGGCCGGCGACGTCTCCTACGTCGTGGAGGACACCGCGATCGGCCGGATGCTCCTGGCCCGCAAGGCCGACGGC
This Knoellia sp. p5-6-4 DNA region includes the following protein-coding sequences:
- a CDS encoding sigma-70 family RNA polymerase sigma factor translates to MGVTLPAFQTLVDAHWRDVARLAHALAGPVDGDDVAQQAWAQALAAYPGLRSSRNLRGWLLTITHRCAMDAHRSRGRRAVPSDVADDLADRGSPEVPGPEASLPDTDLWKRVADLPARQREAVVLKYVADLDHTAIAQALETTPTMSRRLVSDGLAALRKELL
- a CDS encoding ATP-binding protein; its protein translation is MTSAPAPAALASQPGASGDVSRTIRVPWSASSVSLVRRTVVDDLRERGIAAVTIDESEIVVSELVSNAIRHARPLGDGSLRVHWKVKAGVVEVEVTDGGGDTVPHPAPRTVWAPSGRGLRIVRSLAHEWGVAQDRYGSTVWASLGGPSRRRSR
- a CDS encoding glycosyltransferase 87 family protein — protein: MTGRVALVTSFALLLAVGLFGPSAAKPPLGPRGWAPGELAWAPSSAVVTALLWAAYLLGAAGVALSLWRPPARARSWRWPLVLAAGALLTGPFGSADHTNYAAYGRIAAQGGDPYLVPPEAWAGGADPVTSAVEPPWTETVSVYGPFATLLQLLTSLVGGESMRQTVWIWQVVTVAAWLAVRWLLLRAAVDPRRADTLWTANPLVFGVGVLGAHLDVVAAALALAALVTAARSPWAAGVLSGLAVSTKITYGVVGLAVVLAWVQHQRDGLVRRVAAYAVAALAVALPLHVWAGPHVFDQLGRARRSVSLATPWRLLVELLTGPLPSSTVRSLVFALATVLFAAFVLLLWRLTLDAAPATVTGAGARWAFVLSTAYALSAPYSLPWYDQLTWATLPVLAAGVLDYVLLARLAVMAVAYVPGRVVAMTPTVEDVTLTVRRRVAPYAALGLWVALTVAWRRASRRSSEPRPAASPPPR
- a CDS encoding glycosyltransferase, whose translation is MSVTPVAAVIPAKDEAARIAATVRAVRGIEGVDLVVVVDDGSSDDTAALAREAGAEVVRHARNRGKAAAMTTGAGHVTRCEEREGLVGDPGARRPLLFVDGDLEASAANLGVLVPPVTEGRADMTIATLPPQKSPGGGRGFVVRLARGGIEHLTGFRAVQPLSGMRCLSREAFDAASPLARGWGVEVGLTVDVLLAGMRVLEVPCELQHRVSGSDWRGQLHRARQYRDVALALALRRLRRRVGR
- a CDS encoding DUF5926 family protein, whose translation is MGKASRRRKHGVTADQSSRKTRVEPAPFVARPFAGLPNETDWVAMREILPAATATVRFAEGKAPEGAPAEATVATVLPLAWPGLHRADGTVFIGTQSGSASGDASRDLAASLLAAAGAEQGTPVTAVPQATAETPRLQDLLDAETDFDVTVHEGFEFWVGDSELDAEGQASLERANESIVPTTRMSSAPSAYWVRIGERTHIRLVLPEDEDVATDALARLHAAGESGLGEGTRLLGAFRACGLLVPVWDLDPEKEAADYEDELAAFAGRYAAAVGSKDSLTAEERRARSGLLSRQVTLR
- a CDS encoding glycerophosphodiester phosphodiesterase family protein; the protein is MPHDGATRGRPLVIAHRGSSSAEPEHTLSAYLRAIEEGADALECDVRLTADSHLVCVHDRRVNRTSNGRGIVSTLELAELEGLDWGSWKAQHAGDSEMPDHHRNRLLTLRRLLSAVTASERPLGLTIETKHPTRYAGLVERQLARMLAEFGLDTPRQPGDHWVRMMSFSQLAVQRMRQLCPHVPTVYLMHEVVPLRFRDGSLPRGIHTAGLDIKIVRRWPQTVERQHARGHEVYVWTVDEPEDVRLCLELGVDAIISNRPNLVVDALQTTR